A genomic window from Anopheles ziemanni chromosome X, idAnoZiCoDA_A2_x.2, whole genome shotgun sequence includes:
- the LOC131290747 gene encoding uncharacterized protein LOC131290747: MIAADRPLSLYDNLTSPSVLANGGGTAGRVIQFPDIQFRFDESIPDRRSVHSSAKSDFFGLHPTPSTSQPAAIITADPPPSTQLTDGHRCSPTPAGPPDPNRSSASPAHDASGGGGGASVSSASPTSTSSTVPAQLSPVAIVDSPRDSYATTDPLGSTSTPRSSRPSSTIKTITIKLPDTTTGVGPSEAVYMTTTVPQNFTKNTNTLIGRHKPTRNSLRHSRMLVANKTVLQRYPRGNSLNLRYVRLSKVLMVLQIVVGLALSLVGLAITIWSPSMQTKDNPYWSGIVLILCGTMFLLLFEFKRGRHMSPKGAAAHHQQQQQASHPVQHRWRESCFHFLHVNALVVLLLTIFFTMLAFIYALIHTTNLSSAGLRCEPQFPFNVNTSSCVCTIDTAATKGTVHPPAANTEPSHPVPGNGTSSPDDGVIRLEYRDFSCDEVHGIWYYVTITSTLLNSAGCLLAATFLVIYAIDCIRRPENDSPRLVACRLQPTGGDLAARAINGRTAGGTTTAEDRHGVEEGATMPLLQNLPTATHPPPAAVAHEPNEGANTSVRSINTTMAEHQLTEENTTLTTILSADGELDNPLPSS, from the exons ATGATTGCTGCCGACCGGCCGCTCAGCTTGTACGACAATCTCACGTCGCCGAGCGTCCTTGCGAACGGTGGCGGCACCGCCGGGCGCGTCATCCAGTTTCCCGACATACAGTTTCGCTTCGACGAGAGCATCCCGGACCGCCGGTCGGTGCACAGCAGCGCCAAGTCGGACTTTTTCGGCCTGCACCCGACGCCCTCCACCAGCCAGCCGGCGGCCATCATCACCGCCGACCCGCCGCCATCAACCCAACTGACCGACGGCCATCGATGTTCGCCAACACCCGCCGGCCCGCCGGACCCCAATCGTTCGTCCGCATCTCCGGCACACGAtgctagtggtggtggtggtggtgctagTGTGTCATCGGCATCGCCtacctccacctcctccaccgTGCCGGCCCAGCTGTCACCGGTGGCCATCGTCGATTCGCCGCGGGATTCGTACGCCACCACCGATCCACTCGGCTCCACCAGCACACCCCGCTCGTCCCGCCCGAGCTCCACGATCAAAACCATCACCATCAAACTGCCCGACACTACCACCGGCGTTGGCCCATCCGAG gCAGTATATATGACGACGACGGTTCCACAGAATTTCACCAAAAACACGAACACTCTCATCGGGCGACACAAACCGACGCGCAACAGCCTCCGACACAGCCGGATGCTGGTGGCGAACAAGACCGTACTGCAGCGGTACCCAAGAGGCAACTCGCTGAACCTGCGCTATGTGAGGCTGAGCAAGGTGCTGATGGTGCTGCAGATCGTGGTCGGGCTGGCACTGAGTCTCGTCGGGCTGGCCATCACGATCTGGTCACCGTCCATGCAGACCAAGGACAACCCGTACTGGTCGGGCATAGTG CTCATCCTGTGCGGCACGATgtttctgctgctgttcgAGTTCAAGCGAGGCCGGCATATGAGCCCGAAAGGGGCTGCGgcacaccaccagcagcagcagcaggcatCCCATCCAGTGCAGCACCGATGGCGTGAAAGCTGCTTCCACTTCCTACACGTGAACGCCCTGgtcgtgctgctgctgaccaTCTTCTTCACCATGCTGGCGTTCATCTATGCGCTCATCCACACTACCAACCTGTCGTCGGCCGGGTTGCGCTGCGAGCCGCAGTTTCCCTTCAACGTGAATACCTCATCGTGCGTGTGCACCATCGACACGGCGGCCACGAAAGGCACAGTCCATCCTCCCGCGGCGAACACTGAACCGTCGCATCCCGTGCCCGGCAATGGCACCAGCAGTCCCGACGACGGTGTGATACGATTAGAGTATCG AGACTTCAGCTGCGATGAGGTGCACGGTATCTGGTACTACGTGACGATCACCTCGACTTTGCTGAACAGCGCCGGATGTCTCCTGGCAGCTACGTTCCTCGTGATCTACGCGATCGATTGCATTCGCCGACCCGAGAACGACTCCCCACGGTTGGTTGCGTGCAGACTCCAACCGACTGGTGGTGACCTGGCAGCAAGGGCAATTAACGGGCGCACCGCTGGCGGAACTACTACCGCGGAAGATCGACATGGCGTGGAGGAAGGTGCCACAATGCCGCTGCTACAAAACCTACCCACAGCGACCCACCCCCCACCGGCGGCTGTCGCGCACGAACCGAACGAAGGGGCCAACACCAGCGTTAGGAGTATTAACACCACGATGGCCGAGCATCAGCTGACCGAGGAGAATACGACGCTCACCACAATCCTCTCCGCCGATGGTGAGCTGGACAATCCGTTGCCGTCCTCATAG